In the Solibacillus sp. FSL K6-1523 genome, one interval contains:
- a CDS encoding iron-hydroxamate ABC transporter substrate-binding protein has product MKKWLLPMFMMVAIVLAACGNNEESEENTGKETSAETITYQSETGPIEVPANPQRVVVLSSYAGDLINLGVNMVGVDSWSANNSNFAEGIKDAEIVANTDIEKILELNPDLIIGLNNIENADKLSEIAPTVLFTYGKNDYLQQHIEIGKVVNKEAEAIGWVKDFKVRAAELGTKIKEKIGEDATVTVVENYEKQFYLFGDNWGRGTEILYQEMGLKMPEKVTEVALEPGYFAISQEVIGEYTGDFVILSLSKEQDSAFLNTDWYNEIEAVKNGQLFEVDSKEFYFNDAMTLDYQLDFFEEKFLK; this is encoded by the coding sequence ATGAAAAAATGGCTTTTACCAATGTTTATGATGGTCGCAATTGTACTTGCAGCATGCGGCAATAACGAGGAAAGTGAAGAAAATACAGGAAAGGAAACTTCAGCAGAAACGATTACATACCAATCTGAAACAGGTCCAATTGAAGTACCTGCAAATCCGCAACGTGTAGTTGTCCTGTCTTCATATGCAGGAGATTTAATAAACCTTGGTGTGAACATGGTTGGAGTTGATTCTTGGTCTGCCAATAACTCGAATTTTGCAGAAGGTATTAAAGATGCTGAAATCGTGGCTAATACAGATATCGAAAAGATTTTAGAGTTGAATCCAGATTTAATCATTGGTTTAAACAATATTGAAAATGCAGATAAACTATCGGAAATCGCGCCAACTGTATTATTTACATATGGCAAAAATGATTACTTACAACAACATATCGAGATTGGTAAAGTAGTGAATAAAGAAGCAGAAGCAATTGGCTGGGTAAAAGATTTCAAAGTACGTGCTGCTGAATTAGGTACAAAAATTAAAGAGAAAATCGGTGAAGATGCTACGGTTACTGTTGTAGAAAACTATGAAAAACAATTTTATTTATTTGGCGATAACTGGGGTCGAGGAACAGAAATTTTATATCAAGAAATGGGCTTAAAAATGCCGGAAAAAGTGACAGAGGTTGCTTTAGAGCCAGGTTACTTTGCCATTTCTCAAGAAGTAATAGGTGAATATACAGGTGACTTCGTTATTTTAAGTTTATCGAAAGAACAAGATTCTGCTTTCTTAAATACTGATTGGTATAACGAAATAGAAGCGGTAAAAAATGGTCAATTATTCGAAGTGGATTCAAAAGAATTTTATTTCAATGATGCAATGACTTTAGATTATCAATTAGATTTTTTTGAAGAAAAGTTTTTAAAATAA
- a CDS encoding FecCD family ABC transporter permease translates to MAKFRCLPFWLQVLLVFVLLVGTASVSLCFGAANTSLKDVYEATFGQSGGKHYSILREIRFPRIIAAVFVGSALAVAGAIMQGVTRNPLADPGLLGLTAGANAALALTLAFVPNTSYILLIFACFIGAGIGMMIVFGIGASTKSGFSPLKLVLAGAAVSALLQAIADGTGILFNISKDVSMWTSGGLIGTTWYALIIVPIIIVGLIVAFIFSRQLTILSLNEEVAVGLGQNTTIIKMIMMGVVVVLAGAAVALVGNLAFVGLMVPHIVRAFVGTDYRYVLPMSALVGGWFMVMADFVGRMIHAPFETPVVAIISIIGLPFFLLLVRKGGRQIA, encoded by the coding sequence ATGGCAAAATTTAGATGTCTCCCATTTTGGCTTCAAGTGTTATTAGTATTCGTCTTATTAGTTGGTACTGCTAGTGTTTCGCTATGCTTTGGTGCAGCAAACACGTCTCTAAAAGATGTCTATGAAGCAACATTTGGACAAAGTGGTGGAAAGCATTATTCTATATTACGTGAAATTCGATTTCCACGTATCATTGCGGCAGTTTTTGTCGGAAGTGCATTAGCAGTAGCGGGGGCTATTATGCAAGGGGTCACAAGAAATCCATTAGCTGATCCGGGACTTCTTGGGCTTACAGCAGGTGCGAATGCGGCACTTGCCCTTACGCTTGCCTTTGTGCCAAATACTTCATATATTCTGCTTATTTTTGCATGCTTCATTGGTGCTGGAATAGGGATGATGATAGTTTTTGGCATTGGAGCTTCGACAAAGAGTGGTTTTTCTCCGTTAAAACTCGTTTTAGCGGGGGCAGCCGTTTCAGCTTTGTTACAAGCAATTGCCGATGGTACGGGGATTTTATTCAATATTTCAAAAGATGTTTCAATGTGGACTAGTGGCGGCTTAATTGGAACAACATGGTATGCGCTTATTATCGTACCAATTATTATAGTAGGATTAATTGTGGCATTTATTTTTAGCCGCCAGTTAACAATTTTAAGTTTAAATGAAGAAGTAGCAGTAGGCTTAGGTCAAAATACGACGATTATTAAAATGATAATGATGGGCGTAGTTGTTGTGTTGGCAGGAGCGGCTGTCGCACTAGTAGGGAATTTAGCATTTGTCGGCTTAATGGTACCGCATATTGTTCGTGCTTTTGTTGGAACAGACTATCGTTACGTATTACCAATGAGTGCTCTAGTGGGCGGTTGGTTTATGGTGATGGCTGACTTTGTAGGGCGTATGATACATGCACCGTTCGAAACGCCTGTTGTAGCCATTATTTCGATTATTGGACTTCCATTCTTCTTACTATTAGTTCGTAAGGGAGGTCGTCAAATTGCTTAA